A single genomic interval of Macadamia integrifolia cultivar HAES 741 unplaced genomic scaffold, SCU_Mint_v3 scaffold1974, whole genome shotgun sequence harbors:
- the LOC122065330 gene encoding 21.7 kDa class VI heat shock protein yields the protein MYSHINHQFMHTASMSSRKQLEVRSEDRNPKKWSVSLTEDMFESFISKHSPTTPTVLKVFGDGSLFSPLLFGSFFDPSDAFPLWEFESEILLSPLQTSGKTTADWSETPTEYLLNAELPGVGKYNNQVCVENGKILEISGQWKQQRESNSRDWKNSHWWEYGYVRRLELPEDADWRRMEANINDDIILEITIPKTPSKSDIPRGNDIGSGDSSSFE from the exons ATGTATTCTCACATAAATCATCAGTTTATGCACACAGCAAGTATGTCCAGCCGGAAACAACTTGAAGTTCGATCTGAAGATCGGAACCCCAAGAAATGGAGTGTCTCATTAACAGAAGACATGTTCGAATCTTTCATCTCTAAGCACAGCCCTACCACACCCACAGTGTTGAAGGTTTTTGGTGATGGGTCATTGTTCAGTCCATTGCTGTTTGGAAGCTTCTTTGATCCATCCGATGCCTTTCCTCTCTGGGAGTTTGAGTCAGAAATTCTACTATCTCCACTGCAAACCTCTGGTAAGACCACTGCCGATTGGTCTGAAACGCCAACAGAGTATCTACTAAATGCAGAATTGCCAG GGGTTGGCAAATACAATAATCAAGTATGTGTGGAGAATGGAAAGATTTTGGAGATCAGTGGGCAATGGAAGCAGCAACGAGAATCCAATTCAAGGGACTGGAAAAATAGCCACTGGTGGGAATATGGGTATGTCCGGCGGCTTGAGCTCCCAGAAGACGCAGATTGGAGGAGAATGGAGGCCAATATCAATGATGACATAATCTTAGAGATAACGATTCCAAAGACTCCTTCAAAGTCTGATATTCCAAGAGGAAATGACATAGGGTCAGGGGATTCGAGTTCTTTTGAGTAA
- the LOC122065325 gene encoding coniferyl alcohol acyltransferase-like yields MCLSSSAMGGGNGMRRCEDFKVEVKRKEVVEAALPLQEHWLPLSNLDLLLPALDVGVFFCYKKQPPTTDDDDDHNLILIFGSMVNILKKSLAQALVSYYLFAGELVTNSAGEPELLCNNRGVDFIEAYADVDLCHIDLHNPDATVEGKLVPNKKSGVLSVQATELRCGGIVVGCKFDHRIADAYSTNMFLVAWAEIARLKATSLVPTLRRSLLNPSRPLRYDPSLDDMYVPVSKLPPPPPPAHTKKEHSSSPEPEPEPDDDDDDDDDLMISRIYYVTAKDIEWIQSQASSSSPSKQQSRRSKLESFSALLWQTIAKSVVSDDDDGNNTNKKCKIGIVVDGRSRLGSSSSSKGGDDRDPMSSYLGNVLSIPFGEAPAKELKTRPLSWAAKAVHGFLESAVTKEHFLGLIDWVEAHRPEPALAKIYCKGTEDGPALVVSSGQRFPVSKVDFGWGKPVFGSYHFPWEGDAGYVMPMPSSHENGDWVVYMHLFKSHLELLEADDQAASIFRPFTSDYLLL; encoded by the exons ATGTGTTTGAGTAGTAGTGCAATGGGGGGTGGAAACGGAATGAGGAGGTGCGAGGATTTCAAGGTAGAAGTGAAGAGGAAAGAGGTGGTAGAGGCGGCGTTGCCGTTGCAGGAGCATTGGCTACCCCTCTCTAATCTCGACTTGCTCCTTCCCGCTCTCGATGTTGGCGTTTTCTTCTGTTACAAAAAGCAGCCGCCTACtacagatgatgatgatgatcataaCTTAATATTAATATTCGGTTCCATGGTGAACATTCTCAAGAAATCACTTGCTCAGGCCCTGGTGTCTTACTACTTGTTCGCCGGAGAACTGGTTACCAATTCTGCTGGAGAGCCAGAGCTGCTCTGCAACAACCGAGGAGTCGATTTCATCGAAGCTTATGCGGATGTGGATCTCTGCCACATCGACCTCCACAATCCAGATGCCACAGTCGAAGGAAAGTTGGTCCCCAACAAGAAGTCCGGCGTCCTTTCCGTtcag GCAACGGAGCTGAGATGTGGAGGGATCGTTGTTGGCTGCAAGTTCGACCACCGGATAGCAGATGCCTATTCAACCAACATGTTCTTGGTTGCATGGGCGGAAATTGCTCGACTCAAAGCAACATCTCTTGTTCCAACTCTTCGCCGATCACTTCTCAATCCATCACGTCCATTGCGCTATGATCCATCCCTTGATGACATGTATGTCCCTGTATCCAAGTTGCCACCGCCACCACCTCCTGCTCATACTAAGAAGGAACATTCGTCATctccagaaccagaaccagaaccagatgatgatgatgatgatgatgatgaccttATGATCAGCCGCATCTATTATGTCACTGCCAAGGACATTGAATGGATTCAGTCACAGGCCAGCAGCTCATCCCCATCCAAGCAGCAGAGCAGAAGAAGCAAGCTTGAATCCTTTAGTGCATTATTGTGGCAAACCATAGCTAAAAGCGTCGTTTCTGATGATGACGATGGCAATAATACTAATAAGAAATGTAAAATTGGCATCGTAGTTGATGGAAGAAGCAGACtaggcagcagcagcagcagcaaaggTGGTGATGATCGCGATCCAATGAGTAGTTATTTGGGAAATGTTCTCTCAATACCGTTTGGAGAAGCCCCAGCCAAAGAGCTTAAGACAAGACCACTAAGTTGGGCAGCAAAAGCTGTACACGGATTTTTGGAGAGTGCAGTCACAAAGGAACACTTCCTGGGATTAATCGATTGGGTGGAAGCACATCGACCGGAGCCAGCTCTGGCAAAGATATACTGCAAAGGGACTGAAGATGGACCAGCATTAGTAGTTTCATCGGGCCAACGCTTCCCAGTGTCAAAGGTGGACTTTGGTTGGGGTAAACCTGTGTTTGGATCCTACCATTTTCCATGGGAAGGGGATGCCGGCTACGTCATGCCAATGCCCAGTTCGCATGAGAATGGAGACTGGGTGGTGTACATGCACCTCTTCAAATCCCACTTGGAGTTGTTAGAGGCAGATGATCAGGCTGCTTCTATTTTTAGGCCCTTCACTTCTGATTATCTTCTTCTCTAA